The nucleotide window GCCTCGCAGCTCAAAACTGTTTTTTCGCTATTAACTATTCACTGTTCACTATTAACTGGTCTTTATGCCTCTCATCGTTCCCTGGAAAGACATCCCCGCCGATACCCTCGACAACCTCATCGAGGAATTCGTTACCCGTGACGGCACCGACTACGGCGACACCGAAATTGCCACCACCACGAAGGTGGAGCAGGTTCGCTCCCAGCTAAAGAAAGGCGATGCCTTTGTCGTGTTTGATGAGGTGACGGAAAGCGTGTCGGTGATGGGGAAAGAGCAGGCGGGGGAGGCAATTAATAGTTAATAATGAATAATTAATAGCTGCGCGAGCAGCGATTTCCGTCATCTTAAAGCAATGAGGCCGCGCTCAGACACTGGGCGCGGCCTCATGCGCTTCAAAACGTTAAAAGCCGTCTCGCGACGTTATTAATTATTCATTATTAACTATTAATTACCTACGAAATCGCTCCTTCCCGAGCCCACTCACATCTGACGCGCAGTGGCATGTCGGAAGGCTCATGGTAGACCTCTGCGCTATCCCAGACGAAGGTATGAAAACCAGAGAGCTCGGTTTCCAGGTGCACCACCGCATTCACCCAATACATGTTCTTGAGCAGGGATTCGAACTTGGCAACCCAATGTTCCCACTCGTATTCCACAGCACGATAGGACATGCCGAAATGGATCACCTGGGTCTGGAAAGTGCCGCCCATGAGGTCGTCACCCGGAACGGAAAACATCTCCCGGCATAGAAACGGCCACTCATCTGCCTGAGGTAGCTGGCGGATGGCCCGGCGGTTATGGAAACAGCTGGCCTTGCGCTCCTGAAGTGACCCAAAAGGCAAATGCTTGATACAGCCGTAAACGATGGATTCGTTATCCAAAAAACACCCTACTGCAGGAGCTAGTTTCAGGTTGCAAGGTGCAACGCGATAAAGGTTTTGCCTAACCTAGCAAGTTTAGCGCCACGATTCACCGGTTTGTTTGGCAAAATCCTCTCACGCAATCTCCACCCCCCGCAAACATCCAGCCCTCTCCCTTGTAGGAGTCCATGCTTGCATGACGATCCGAGCGAAGCGAGGCGACCGAAGGGAGAGGTTCTGATCATGGCAAAGTCAGGGCCCCAGAAGCGAGTCACGAGTTTCGAGTTGCGAAAGGAAAAACAGTGCGAGTTAAAAGGGTTTTAGGGGTTCGAAACTCGCTTCTCGCGACTCCTGCACCTCCTTCTTCGCCGTGGTCTGATCGCCATGCAAGCATGGCGATCCGAGCATAGCTCGTAGCTAACCGCTAGCCCCTGCCGCATCCGCGCATCTGCTGCTGATACTGGTTGGCCATCTGCGCCGTGCGCTGAGCCGCGCCTTTCATCCACTGGTTATTCTTCCAGGTGCCACGGGCATAGCCACCGTGACCGGCGTAGTAATTGAGATAGAGGTTGTACGTATCGTTACGGGGAACACCGTTCTTCTTGTAGCTCTGGTAGTGATACCAGCCCACAAATTGCACCGCATCCTTGAAATCATCACGATCCGCGCCGCGTCGGCCAGTCGCTTTTTTATACCCATCCCAGGTGGAATCCAGCGCTTGAGGGTAACCATAGGCGGATGACGGGCGCTTCCAGGGAATAAATCCAAGCAACTTGGTACGCGGTGGCTTGGCCTTGGCGTTGAAGCCGGATTCCTTGTAGATGGTCGCCATCAGCACCGGGACCGGCACACCATATTCCTTTTCCGTGTTCTTGGCGTACTTGTACCAGTTGTTGA belongs to Alcanivorax sediminis and includes:
- a CDS encoding YheU family protein, which encodes MPLIVPWKDIPADTLDNLIEEFVTRDGTDYGDTEIATTTKVEQVRSQLKKGDAFVVFDEVTESVSVMGKEQAGEAINS
- a CDS encoding transglycosylase SLT domain-containing protein encodes the protein MKIRLVLLLMAGILSGCASTPTNTDNVCSVFDQRGGWFNNWYKYAKNTEKEYGVPVPVLMATIYKESGFNAKAKPPRTKLLGFIPWKRPSSAYGYPQALDSTWDGYKKATGRRGADRDDFKDAVQFVGWYHYQSYKKNGVPRNDTYNLYLNYYAGHGGYARGTWKNNQWMKGAAQRTAQMANQYQQQMRGCGRG